The sequence AGCGATGCTTTGTTCTTAGCATTCACCAAGGAGTTCCCTTCTCAGACCGTTTGGAGGGACAAAGCTGGCCAGAGGCTGAGAAGGTAAACCTACAGGTGTCAAATCCTGGCCAGATGAGGTCAGGGGGTGCCATGGAGGAGAGGGATGGTGATGAGTGCtaccagcctccccctgcccttggcagggccGTCCCAGCCACATGAGCCAGACCCATGTCCCCCCCAACACCTTTTCTCTtggtttcctttctcttttggagCAAGGGGAAGAGGATTTGGCTCCCAAAGCgcctgggaagggagcagcagggtgacCCCCGACTGATCCCATGacactggggctgcagggcagggttggGGTATGCACCAggccagagctcagctggacCTGCTCTGTGTGACCAAGAGCACAGTGGTGCTTCTGTAGGGTGCAGACCTGGCCTGGGGGGTGAGATGGGGCTGGTGGCTCTTTGCTTtactgcccacagcagccccctcTGTGACACCAGAAATCACTGAGAGGGTTTTGCTGGAGGATGGACTGGTCTCAGACCCTGCCTCAAGGGGTGAGGATGGTGATCTCCTGAGTCTTAGAAGGAGCAGCAAGAAGGGGGAAGCAcaaccccctcagcctctcctcacccatTGCCAGCACGATGCCCCAGGCCTGTTTGCTAACCCAGCCTGCCGGACAGGGCAGAGGTGAGCTCCAAGCCTGCTGTGAGAACGAGACAAAAGActgaaaaacaatgaaaaaatacTCATGAGAGGCTCACCTTCCTGTTAGGGATGTGCACAGAACTAAAGGAGAAACAAGGAACACAGCTGGAaatgcagctccaggcccctatTGCTTTGGAGGCTGCCCTCCCACCGCTGGCACCTCCCGTGGATGGGGGCGAGGGTCCCTGTGGGGAAGCCTGGCGTGGGTCAGGATGGCATGGTGGgatctgcctgccctggggacaCCAGGGGTTGGGTCAGAGCTGCACAAAGCTGGTcacctgctgagcctggcacgCGAGGTAGCAGAGGGGTGATCTGCCCAGCAAGGAGCGCCTCGAGATGGTTTGGTGTTGGACTggctggtggggaaggagaagactTCCCTGGATGAattggggcaggaggggactcGAAGcgctggggcagcagcacctggcacccTGGGGGGATGCAAGGAGCAGGATGGAGGATTCATtggttccctccccccccccatttcttgCATTCATCCAGGAATTCCTCCTGGAAATCTGACCCAACCGAGCCAAAAGAGAGCCTGTGTAACCTGGCCTcttgcaggaggctgctctgccctctgaGGGAGgaaccccagctctgcaggctgggtACCAGCACTCCGTGTGCCCCAGGATCAGAGCCACCCTGGCCatcagggcacagctgctgggcaAGGCCCTTCCAGGGAGCAGgtggtggcaggcagcagcaagcgttgaccctgcagtgccaggccaggagccagcaagggtGGACCCAACAGCCAACCTCTGGGCACCACCTCCCCTACCCCCATGCTGTGCAGTGCTtcaggcacagcagagacaaCCCCCCCTGGGGACAGCTTCAGCCCCAAGAGCTGGAGGATCAGGGTGGGCTCAGGGGTTAGCTGAGGTCCTCActccaggcagctcagccacccccagacccccagCTGGAGGATCAGGGTGGGCTCAGGGGTTAGCTGAGGTACTCActccaggcagctcagccaccccctgacccccagctggAGGATCAGGGTGGGCTCAGGGGTTAGCTGAGGTACTCActccaggcagctcagccaccccctgacccccagctggAGGATCAGGGTGGGCTCAGGGGTTAGCTGAGGTCCTCcctccaggcagctcagccaccccttgacccccagctgGAGGATCAGGGTGGGCTCAGGGGTTAGCTGAGGTCCTCcctccaggcagctcagccacccACCGGCGGCCACCacatgccccctgcccagcaccgcCCGAGATGCACTGTCCCTAAACGTCACCTCGGGCTGCCAGCACCGTGCGGGAGCAACGCCCAAGGCgctctgggcacagctccccccgTGGCATCACCTCCCCCCGCAGCGGGCGGCGCCGGGGGGTCGGCCGGGGCCGGGGGtcggccggggccgggccgggggcgcTCACATGATGGTGCAGCGGTTCCTGCGCAGGGCGCCCTGGAAGCGGATGGTGGTGTGGACGTGCTTGCAGCGCGCACAGCCCACGCTCTTGAGCAGCTcgctgaagagcagcaggatgtgCCAGTTGTACTTGGCCGAGCACTCGATGTAGCCGCACTTCCAGGTCTTCTTCACCAGGTTGGAGACGTTCCAGCGCGGGATGACCCGGCCCCGCTGCAGGTCCCGCTTGTTGCCCACGATGATGATGGGGGTCTCCGAGGTGCCGATGACCCTGGAGGCAGGGCGGGAAGGGTTGGTGCAaaacagcccagcaggcagacaCCCCACCCCCCGCATCCCGCACCGCGACCTGTCCCAGGTGCTGAGAGCATTGCCCAAGCcttagaatgacagaatggtaggggttaggtccagtctgggctccccagttcaagagagacagagacctgctggagagagtccaagggagagccaggagggtgattaggggacttgagcatctcccctgtgaagagagactgagagccctggggaggtttagtctggaaaagagaaggctgagagggatctgatcaatgtctatcaatagctgagggctgggggagggaggcaagTTCTTGACAGTGGTGTGCACACTAGTAAGACGAGAAACAATAGCATTGAGAAACAAAAGCTTGAGCatggaagatttcacctcaccatgaggagaaacttccttacagtgagggtgacagagccctggagcaggctgcccagagaggttgtggagtctccttctctggagactttccaatcccacctggatgccttcctgtgcagactgccctgggtgatgctgctctggcagggggcttggactcgatgatcttccatggtcccttccaacccctaacatcctatggtCCTATGATCCTTGTCAACAAGGACATGCaccatggaaccatagaatggtttgggttggaaggaagctccagagctcatccagtccaaccccctctgcagtcagcagggacatcctcaactagatcaggttgcccagagccctgtccagcctcatcttgaacatcaccagggatggagcctcaaccacctccttgggcaacctgttccagtgaggGTATCATGGTAAAGACCTTGTCCCTAAACAggtcctcagcctgtgcccttgTCACTCCTCACGGCCAGCCACCCACTgtaccagggatggtgaccctcagccacagcagatATCTGCCCAGGGTCCTGCTCTTTCTCCTGCTCTCACATCCAGTTTCACTtctgagctcccagccctgcagagggctTTGTCCCAGTCTGCGATCTCTCACCTCTGATACTTCGTCCCAGTCTGCAATCTCTCATCATTGATGCCAAGAGCAAGGGAGAGCTGGCGTGAGTagtactgggtccagctcaggagacagggaactgctggagagagtccagcagaggctctgaagatgctgagaggcctgcagcatctctgcaatGAGGAAAGTCTCCTTGTgcggagagcttccaaccccccctggccattgtgctcctgggcacgctgctgtggctgccctgctggagcagggggcttggactggttGATTGAtcccctgaggtcccttccaacccctccctgctgggaatCTGGGATGCTGTGCTTCTGGGAGCCCCAGAGGGATGCAGCCTGTGATGCAGCAATGCCTACCTCGTCTCCAGGATCTGCTGGCGGATGGTTTTGATGTA is a genomic window of Dryobates pubescens isolate bDryPub1 chromosome 13, bDryPub1.pri, whole genome shotgun sequence containing:
- the RASL10B gene encoding ras-like protein family member 10B isoform X1 yields the protein MVATVKIAVLGAQGVGKSAIVRQFLYNEFSEVCVPTTARRVYLPAVVMNGHVHDLQIMDFPPITAFPVNTLQLRVHQNHPPADPGDEGHRHLGDPHHHRGQQAGPAAGPGHPALERLQPGEEDLEVRLHRVLGQVQLAHPAALQRAAQERGLCALQARPHHHPLPGRPAQEPLHHHVSAPGPAPADPRPRPTPRRRPLRGEVMPRGELCPERLGRCSRTVLAARGDV
- the RASL10B gene encoding ras-like protein family member 10B isoform X2, which gives rise to MVATVKIAVLGAQGVGKSAIVRQFLYNEFSEVCVPTTARRVYLPAVVMNGHVHDLQIMDFPPITAFPVNTLQEWADVCCRGLRSVHAYILVYDICCFDSFEYIKTIRQQILETRVIGTSETPIIIVGNKRDLQRGRVIPRWNVSNLVKKTWKCGYIECSAKYNWHILLLFSELLKSVGCARCKHVHTTIRFQGALRRNRCTIM